In one Nicotiana tomentosiformis chromosome 6, ASM39032v3, whole genome shotgun sequence genomic region, the following are encoded:
- the LOC138894110 gene encoding uncharacterized protein, whose protein sequence is MDALTHHIQGDVPWCMLFADDMVMIDESRASVNERLEVWRQALKSKGFKLSKTKTEYLEYKFSVEPGKLGVDVRLDSQVIPSRGSFKYLGLVIQGRGDIDEDVTHRIGVGWMNW, encoded by the coding sequence atggacgctTTAACACACCATAtccaaggggatgtgccatggtgcatgctattcgccgatgacatggTTATGATTGATGAGTCACGAGccagtgttaacgagaggctggaggtttggagacaggctcttaagtctaagggtttcaagctgagcaagacgaagacggaatacctggagtatAAGTTCAGCGTTGAGCCAGGGAAattgggcgtggatgtgaggcttgattcgcaggtcatcccgagtagaggcagcttcaagtaccttggtttggTTATCCAGGGGAGAGGGGatatcgacgaggatgtcacacaccgtattggggtaggatggatgaattGGTAG
- the LOC104090368 gene encoding protein RESPONSE TO LOW SULFUR 3-like has protein sequence MAPSAELKSYHREVSAVPEAEVLRRRNEELEKEFKKSLEREEKMKQELKKTWERLKVAEEAEERLCSQLGELEAEAVNQARAYRTRVINLMEQLSVAQKLLQSTSISIPI, from the coding sequence ATGGCTCCGAGTGCCGAATTAAAATCCTACCACCGCGAGGTCTCCGCCGTGCCGGAGGCGGAGGTTCTTCGGAGAAGAAATGAGGAGTTGGAGAAAGAATTTAAGAAGAGTTTGGAGAGGGAGGAGAAAATGAAACAGGAGCTGAAAAAGACATGGGAAAGGCTGAAGGTGGCGGAGGAAGCTGAGGAGCGGCTTTGCTCTCAGCTAGGAGAGCTTGAAGCCGAGGCTGTGAACCAAGCTCGGGCTTACAGGACACGTGTAATCAATTTAATGGAACAACTTTCTGTAGCACAAAAACTTCTCCAATCAACTTCCATTTCCATTCCCATTTAG